A single window of Sphingobacteriales bacterium DNA harbors:
- a CDS encoding SDR family oxidoreductase has protein sequence MKTFIVGASGLVGGNCMQYFNQKGWQNIGTYFSYATEQTVYFDTLNIENTENFDVSNFQPDVIIHCGALTHVDYCEQNEQESYEKTVQSTKSLVEIAKKLNSKFVFISTDYIFDGEDGPYLETAQANPISIYGKHKLEAEQYVLNQIPDAIILRITNVYGDEIRGKNFVSRIIEQAINKQKLTLKLPIDQFATPINAYDIARCLYLLLKDEHKGIFNIASTDYMNRVQLALKILQYFPDATYDLIPMLTTDLQQPAARPLQGGLKNLKFAQLYPDFVFSTIDDYVSKKSN, from the coding sequence GGCAAAATATTGGAACATATTTCTCTTATGCAACTGAACAAACAGTGTATTTTGATACTTTGAATATAGAAAACACAGAAAACTTTGATGTTTCTAATTTTCAACCAGACGTTATTATACATTGTGGTGCACTTACACATGTAGATTATTGTGAGCAAAACGAACAAGAAAGCTATGAAAAAACCGTACAGTCTACCAAAAGCTTAGTAGAAATTGCAAAAAAACTAAATTCTAAGTTTGTATTCATTTCTACTGATTATATTTTTGATGGAGAAGATGGTCCGTATTTAGAAACAGCACAAGCAAATCCAATTTCTATCTATGGAAAACATAAATTAGAAGCAGAACAATATGTACTCAATCAAATTCCTGATGCTATAATCTTACGTATTACAAATGTTTATGGCGATGAAATAAGAGGGAAAAACTTTGTTTCTAGAATTATAGAACAAGCAATAAACAAACAAAAGCTTACATTAAAACTACCAATAGACCAATTTGCTACACCAATCAACGCATATGACATTGCAAGATGTTTGTATTTACTATTAAAAGATGAGCACAAAGGAATATTTAATATTGCCTCTACTGATTATATGAACAGAGTTCAATTAGCTTTAAAAATTCTACAATATTTTCCAGATGCTACATATGATTTGATACCAATGCTTACAACAGACCTACAACAACCAGCAGCAAGACCATTACAAGGTGGCTTAAAAAACTTGAAATTTGCTCAACTTTATCCCGATTTTGTTTTTTCTACTATTGATGATTACGTATCTAAGAAAAGTAATTAA